One segment of Macaca fascicularis isolate 582-1 chromosome 4, T2T-MFA8v1.1 DNA contains the following:
- the CNPY3 gene encoding protein canopy homolog 3 isoform X2, with protein MLRRTGVCKYVAVELKSAFEETGKTKEVIGTGYGILDQKASGVKYTKSDLRLIEVTETICKRLLDYSLHKERTGSNRFAKGMSETFETLHNLVHKGVKVVMDIPYELWNETSAEVADLKKQCDVLVEEFEEVIEDWYRNHQEEDLTEFLCANHVLKGKDTSCLAEQWSGKKGDTASLGGKKSKKKSSRAKAAGGRSSSNKQRKELGGLEGDPSPEEDEGIQKASPLTHSPPDEL; from the exons ATGCTGCGGCGGACTGGAG TGTGTAAATATGTTGCTGTGGAGCTGAAGTCAGCCTTTGAGGAAACCGGCAAGACGAAGGAGGTGATTGGCACGGGCTATGGCATCCTGGACCAGAAGGCCTCTGGAGTCAAATACACCAAGTC GGACTTGCGGTTAATCGAAGTCACTGAGACCATTTGCAAGAGGCTCCTGGATTATAGCCTGCACAAGGAGAGGACCGGCAGCAACCGATTTGCCAAG ggcatgtcagagacctttgagACATTACACAACCTGGTACACAAAGGGGTCAAGGTGGTGATGGACATCCCCTATGAGCTGTGGAACGAGACTTCTGCAGAGGTGGCTGACCTCAAGAAGCAG TGCGACGTGCTGGTGGAAGAGTTTGAGGAGGTGATCGAGGACTGGTACAGGAACCACCAGGAGGAAGACCTGACTGAATTCCTCTGCGCCAACCACGTGCTGAAGGGAAAAGACACCA GTTGCCTGGCAGAGCAGTGGTCCGGCAAGAAGGGAGACACAGCTTCCCTGGGAGGGAAGAAGTCCAAGAAGAAGAGCAGCAGGGCCAAGGCAGCAGGCGGCAGGAGTAGCAGCAACAAACAAAGGAAGGAGCTGGGTGGCCTTGAGGGAGACCCCAGCCCCGAGGAGGATGAGGGCATCCAGAAGGCATCCCCTCTAACACACAGCCCCCCTGATGAGCTCTGA
- the CNPY3 gene encoding protein canopy homolog 3 isoform X1, protein MELLPEPASRCLLLLPLVLLLLLLPAPELGPSQAGAEENDWVRLPSKCEVCKYVAVELKSAFEETGKTKEVIGTGYGILDQKASGVKYTKSDLRLIEVTETICKRLLDYSLHKERTGSNRFAKGMSETFETLHNLVHKGVKVVMDIPYELWNETSAEVADLKKQCDVLVEEFEEVIEDWYRNHQEEDLTEFLCANHVLKGKDTSCLAEQWSGKKGDTASLGGKKSKKKSSRAKAAGGRSSSNKQRKELGGLEGDPSPEEDEGIQKASPLTHSPPDEL, encoded by the exons ATGGAGTTGTTGCCTGAGCCCGCGTCGCGCTGTCTTCTGCTTCTTCCCTtggtgctgctgcttctgctgctgcctgCCCCGGAGCTGGGCCCGAGCCAGGCCGGAGCTGAGGAGAACGACTGGGTTCGCCTGCCCAGCAAATGCGAAG TGTGTAAATATGTTGCTGTGGAGCTGAAGTCAGCCTTTGAGGAAACCGGCAAGACGAAGGAGGTGATTGGCACGGGCTATGGCATCCTGGACCAGAAGGCCTCTGGAGTCAAATACACCAAGTC GGACTTGCGGTTAATCGAAGTCACTGAGACCATTTGCAAGAGGCTCCTGGATTATAGCCTGCACAAGGAGAGGACCGGCAGCAACCGATTTGCCAAG ggcatgtcagagacctttgagACATTACACAACCTGGTACACAAAGGGGTCAAGGTGGTGATGGACATCCCCTATGAGCTGTGGAACGAGACTTCTGCAGAGGTGGCTGACCTCAAGAAGCAG TGCGACGTGCTGGTGGAAGAGTTTGAGGAGGTGATCGAGGACTGGTACAGGAACCACCAGGAGGAAGACCTGACTGAATTCCTCTGCGCCAACCACGTGCTGAAGGGAAAAGACACCA GTTGCCTGGCAGAGCAGTGGTCCGGCAAGAAGGGAGACACAGCTTCCCTGGGAGGGAAGAAGTCCAAGAAGAAGAGCAGCAGGGCCAAGGCAGCAGGCGGCAGGAGTAGCAGCAACAAACAAAGGAAGGAGCTGGGTGGCCTTGAGGGAGACCCCAGCCCCGAGGAGGATGAGGGCATCCAGAAGGCATCCCCTCTAACACACAGCCCCCCTGATGAGCTCTGA
- the CNPY3 gene encoding protein canopy homolog 3 isoform X3: MSETFETLHNLVHKGVKVVMDIPYELWNETSAEVADLKKQCDVLVEEFEEVIEDWYRNHQEEDLTEFLCANHVLKGKDTSCLAEQWSGKKGDTASLGGKKSKKKSSRAKAAGGRSSSNKQRKELGGLEGDPSPEEDEGIQKASPLTHSPPDEL; encoded by the exons atgtcagagacctttgagACATTACACAACCTGGTACACAAAGGGGTCAAGGTGGTGATGGACATCCCCTATGAGCTGTGGAACGAGACTTCTGCAGAGGTGGCTGACCTCAAGAAGCAG TGCGACGTGCTGGTGGAAGAGTTTGAGGAGGTGATCGAGGACTGGTACAGGAACCACCAGGAGGAAGACCTGACTGAATTCCTCTGCGCCAACCACGTGCTGAAGGGAAAAGACACCA GTTGCCTGGCAGAGCAGTGGTCCGGCAAGAAGGGAGACACAGCTTCCCTGGGAGGGAAGAAGTCCAAGAAGAAGAGCAGCAGGGCCAAGGCAGCAGGCGGCAGGAGTAGCAGCAACAAACAAAGGAAGGAGCTGGGTGGCCTTGAGGGAGACCCCAGCCCCGAGGAGGATGAGGGCATCCAGAAGGCATCCCCTCTAACACACAGCCCCCCTGATGAGCTCTGA
- the PTCRA gene encoding pre T-cell antigen receptor alpha isoform X1, with translation MAGIWLLFLLALGCPTLPTGVGGTPFPSLAPPITLLADGKQQMVVVCLVLDVAPPGFDSPIWFSAGNGSALDAFTYGPSPATDGTWTSLAHLSLPSEELASWEPLVCHTGPGAEGHSRSTQPLQLSGEASTARTCPWEPLRAACATPRAHCLPPQLPPACEPSAPTDCTWPRRLGDERPPVHPGPSLGTMAGVTPLRVRSLGAQSGRRGLTSADTPPAQHRPGAQDLTSGFLPRVLEHFLHVTCLLLCRLELPEGTALPPPGHPSTPRMVIHPVTGVFREQMTENIKKELK, from the exons ATGGCCGGGATATGGCTGCTATTTCTCCTGGCCCTTGGGTGTCCAACCCTACCCACAG GTGTGGGTGGCACACCCTTTCCTTCTCTGGCCCCACCAATCACGCTACTGGCGGATGGAAAACAGCAGATGGTGGTGGTCTGCCTGGTCCTTGATGTTGCACCCCCTGGCTTTGACAGCCCCATCTGGTTCTCAGCCGGCAACGGTAGTGCACTGGATGCCTTCACCTATGGCCCTTCCCCAGCAACGGATGGCACCTGGACCAGCTTGGCCCATCTCTCCCTGCCCTCTGAGGAGCTGGCATCCTGGGAGCCTTTGGTCTGCCACACTGGGCCTGGGGCTGAGGGCCACAGCAGGAGTACACAGCCCCTGCAGCTGTCAG GAGAGGCTTCTACAGCCAGGACCTGCCCCTGGGAGCCTCTCAGGG CCGCCTGCGCCACCCCGAGGGCCCACTGCCTTCCCCCGCAGCTGCCACCCGCCTGCGAGCCCTCGGCTCCCACCGACTGTACCTGGCCACGGAGACTGGGGGACGAGAGGCCACCAGTTCACCCAGGCCCCAGCCTCGGGACCATGGCTGGAGTGACACCCCTCCGGGTCAGAAGCCTGGGAGCCCAGTCTGGGAGGAGGGGTCTTACCTCAGCAGATACCCCACctgcccagcacaggcctggTGCTCAAGATCTGACCTCAGGATTCCTTCCTCGAGTCTTGGAGCATTTTTTGCATGTgacctgcctcctcctctgcaGGCTGGAGCTGCCTGAGGGCACGGCTCTACCTCCCCCAggccacccctccacccccagaATGGTGATCCACCCAGTTACGGGGGTATTTAGGGAGCAGATGACtgagaacattaaaaaagaaCTTAAATGA
- the PTCRA gene encoding pre T-cell antigen receptor alpha isoform X2, which produces MAGIWLLFLLALGCPTLPTGVGGTPFPSLAPPITLLADGKQQMVVVCLVLDVAPPGFDSPIWFSAGNGSALDAFTYGPSPATDGTWTSLAHLSLPSEELASWEPLVCHTGPGAEGHSRSTQPLQLSGEASTARTCPWEPLRGMPGGVLWLGVLRLLLFKLLLFDLLLTCSRLRHPEGPLPSPAAATRLRALGSHRLYLATETGGREATSSPRPQPRDHGWSDTPPGQKPGSPVWEEGSYLSRYPTCPAQAWCSRSDLRIPSSSLGAFFACDLPPPLQAGAA; this is translated from the exons ATGGCCGGGATATGGCTGCTATTTCTCCTGGCCCTTGGGTGTCCAACCCTACCCACAG GTGTGGGTGGCACACCCTTTCCTTCTCTGGCCCCACCAATCACGCTACTGGCGGATGGAAAACAGCAGATGGTGGTGGTCTGCCTGGTCCTTGATGTTGCACCCCCTGGCTTTGACAGCCCCATCTGGTTCTCAGCCGGCAACGGTAGTGCACTGGATGCCTTCACCTATGGCCCTTCCCCAGCAACGGATGGCACCTGGACCAGCTTGGCCCATCTCTCCCTGCCCTCTGAGGAGCTGGCATCCTGGGAGCCTTTGGTCTGCCACACTGGGCCTGGGGCTGAGGGCCACAGCAGGAGTACACAGCCCCTGCAGCTGTCAG GAGAGGCTTCTACAGCCAGGACCTGCCCCTGGGAGCCTCTCAGGG GGATGCCGGGCGGGGTCCTGTGGCTGGGGGTGCTGCGGCTGCTGCTCTTCAAGCTGCTGCTGTTTGACCTGCTCCTGACCTGCAGCCGCCTGCGCCACCCCGAGGGCCCACTGCCTTCCCCCGCAGCTGCCACCCGCCTGCGAGCCCTCGGCTCCCACCGACTGTACCTGGCCACGGAGACTGGGGGACGAGAGGCCACCAGTTCACCCAGGCCCCAGCCTCGGGACCATGGCTGGAGTGACACCCCTCCGGGTCAGAAGCCTGGGAGCCCAGTCTGGGAGGAGGGGTCTTACCTCAGCAGATACCCCACctgcccagcacaggcctggTGCTCAAGATCTGACCTCAGGATTCCTTCCTCGAGTCTTGGAGCATTTTTTGCATGTgacctgcctcctcctctgcaGGCTGGAGCTGCCTGA
- the PTCRA gene encoding pre T-cell antigen receptor alpha isoform X4, with amino-acid sequence MAGIWLLFLLALGCPTLPTGPVSFPSSPEAATAGPIWFSAGNGSALDAFTYGPSPATDGTWTSLAHLSLPSEELASWEPLVCHTGPGAEGHSRSTQPLQLSGEASTARTCPWEPLRGMPGGVLWLGVLRLLLFKLLLFDLLLTCSRLRHPEGPLPSPAAATRLRALGSHRLYLATETGGREATSSPRPQPRDHGWSDTPPGQKPGSPVWEEGSYLSRYPTCPAQAWCSRSDLRIPSSSLGAFFACDLPPPLQAGAA; translated from the exons ATGGCCGGGATATGGCTGCTATTTCTCCTGGCCCTTGGGTGTCCAACCCTACCCACAG GTcctgtttccttcccttcctcaccAGAGGCTGCCACAGCTG GCCCCATCTGGTTCTCAGCCGGCAACGGTAGTGCACTGGATGCCTTCACCTATGGCCCTTCCCCAGCAACGGATGGCACCTGGACCAGCTTGGCCCATCTCTCCCTGCCCTCTGAGGAGCTGGCATCCTGGGAGCCTTTGGTCTGCCACACTGGGCCTGGGGCTGAGGGCCACAGCAGGAGTACACAGCCCCTGCAGCTGTCAG GAGAGGCTTCTACAGCCAGGACCTGCCCCTGGGAGCCTCTCAGGG GGATGCCGGGCGGGGTCCTGTGGCTGGGGGTGCTGCGGCTGCTGCTCTTCAAGCTGCTGCTGTTTGACCTGCTCCTGACCTGCAGCCGCCTGCGCCACCCCGAGGGCCCACTGCCTTCCCCCGCAGCTGCCACCCGCCTGCGAGCCCTCGGCTCCCACCGACTGTACCTGGCCACGGAGACTGGGGGACGAGAGGCCACCAGTTCACCCAGGCCCCAGCCTCGGGACCATGGCTGGAGTGACACCCCTCCGGGTCAGAAGCCTGGGAGCCCAGTCTGGGAGGAGGGGTCTTACCTCAGCAGATACCCCACctgcccagcacaggcctggTGCTCAAGATCTGACCTCAGGATTCCTTCCTCGAGTCTTGGAGCATTTTTTGCATGTgacctgcctcctcctctgcaGGCTGGAGCTGCCTGA
- the PTCRA gene encoding pre T-cell antigen receptor alpha isoform X3, giving the protein MAGIWLLFLLALGCPTLPTGEASTARTCPWEPLRGMPGGVLWLGVLRLLLFKLLLFDLLLTCSRLRHPEGPLPSPAAATRLRALGSHRLYLATETGGREATSSPRPQPRDHGWSDTPPGQKPGSPVWEEGSYLSRYPTCPAQAWCSRSDLRIPSSSLGAFFACDLPPPLQAGAA; this is encoded by the exons ATGGCCGGGATATGGCTGCTATTTCTCCTGGCCCTTGGGTGTCCAACCCTACCCACAG GAGAGGCTTCTACAGCCAGGACCTGCCCCTGGGAGCCTCTCAGGG GGATGCCGGGCGGGGTCCTGTGGCTGGGGGTGCTGCGGCTGCTGCTCTTCAAGCTGCTGCTGTTTGACCTGCTCCTGACCTGCAGCCGCCTGCGCCACCCCGAGGGCCCACTGCCTTCCCCCGCAGCTGCCACCCGCCTGCGAGCCCTCGGCTCCCACCGACTGTACCTGGCCACGGAGACTGGGGGACGAGAGGCCACCAGTTCACCCAGGCCCCAGCCTCGGGACCATGGCTGGAGTGACACCCCTCCGGGTCAGAAGCCTGGGAGCCCAGTCTGGGAGGAGGGGTCTTACCTCAGCAGATACCCCACctgcccagcacaggcctggTGCTCAAGATCTGACCTCAGGATTCCTTCCTCGAGTCTTGGAGCATTTTTTGCATGTgacctgcctcctcctctgcaGGCTGGAGCTGCCTGA